A single window of Solenopsis invicta isolate M01_SB chromosome 3, UNIL_Sinv_3.0, whole genome shotgun sequence DNA harbors:
- the LOC105206214 gene encoding serine/threonine-protein kinase RIO3, translating into MATPKVWATIQPLDNPVNLLDITTEQLAASMQEREKKYFNENNTYEGEKKTGETYDATDTDNDEVIANLLQTQFNHEYDTMLKRTEEKFNRDSKVSISYSNYRSSLYDTKDEDNADSNVDDSNRDFDRFVSVEKEYASIPRCGYKKMGKDSQIVTKHDILMSSRINACRLLQFPPGIDTGDTGGFDVKLNNKVYNTLRAYSRAQYSKERAKVSPKSKTHLK; encoded by the exons ATGGCAACTCCAAAAGTGTGGGCGACAATACAACCTCTGGACAATCCGGTGAATCTACTAGATATCACGACGGAACAATTGGCTGCGAGTATGCAGGAGAG ggagaagaaatattttaacgaGAACAACACCTACGAAGGGGAGAAGAAGACAGGAGAAACGTACGATGCAACTGACACTGATAACGACGAAGTAATAGCAAATTTGTTACAAACTCAATTTAATCACGAGTACGACACAATGTTGAAGCGTACAGAAGAGAAGTTCAATCGTGATTCGAAAG tGAGCATTTCGTATAGTAATTACCGTAGTTCTTTGTACGACACCAAGGATGAAGATAATGCGGATTCCAATGTGGATGACAGTAACAGGGACTTCGATCGTTTCGTC AGTGTAGAGAAAGAGTATGCTTCGATACCACGTTGTGGTTACAAGAAGATGGGAAAAGATTCTCAGATTGTTACGAAGCATGACATCTTGATGTCTTCCAGAATTAACGCCTGCCGATTATTACAATTCCCACCAGGAATTGACACGGGAGACACGGGTGGTTTTGATGTCAAACTGAACAATAAAGTATATAACACCCTGCGTGCTTACAGTCGCGCGCAATATTCCAAGGAGAGGGCAAAAGTCTCGCCAAAATCTAAAACCCATTTGAAATAG